In a single window of the Pseudogemmatithrix spongiicola genome:
- a CDS encoding Ppx/GppA phosphatase family protein has translation MTHPKPSESPYRSARDEREQRIAAIDIGSNSIRQIVADVFPDGTIRVVDEMKAAPRLGAGLDELGRLDDGHMAEAIEALTRMGTLARQLGAKRIEAVATSAVRDAANGQGFLTRVRRETGLKVRLLHGEEEARLAFRSALAHFELGAGRSVVMDIGGGSLELALAAEGLVERLMTFPFGAIRMTEQFLAGGNGPKGVKKLRKHVRQAIRKALPLRDWRGAEVIGSGGTFTNLAGMFLARQGIRVRSVHGTRIPRHEVEHILEQLAAMTPEERLAVEGLNPGRADIIVAGLAVAAEVLARVEPRELAASGYGIREGLLLETARVKAVIADPGEARERSVMAFAERCHYEAPHSQQVRTLALQLFDALGTRLGCDPADRQTLSDAALLHDVGYHINYQGHHKHSFHLIQHADLLGIPPDEQIVIAHVARYHRGSEPKRKHEEFCSLDRETRERIRRLSAILRVADGLDRGHVRAVERVKVRWLERAIRVTPVPRRANAPLRLELWGASRKSGLLADVAGLPVEIVGPDGTVYVPDDADSA, from the coding sequence GTGACGCACCCGAAGCCGAGCGAGAGTCCGTACCGCAGCGCGCGCGACGAGCGCGAGCAGCGCATCGCGGCCATCGACATCGGTTCCAACTCCATCCGGCAGATCGTCGCGGATGTGTTTCCCGACGGCACCATCCGCGTCGTCGATGAAATGAAGGCCGCGCCGCGCCTCGGTGCCGGCCTCGACGAACTCGGGCGCCTCGACGATGGCCATATGGCCGAAGCCATCGAGGCGCTGACGCGCATGGGCACCTTGGCGCGCCAGCTCGGCGCCAAGCGGATCGAGGCGGTGGCCACCAGCGCCGTGCGCGACGCCGCCAACGGCCAGGGATTCCTGACCCGCGTACGCCGCGAGACCGGACTCAAGGTCCGTCTGCTGCACGGCGAGGAAGAGGCGCGGCTCGCCTTCCGCTCGGCGCTGGCGCACTTCGAGCTCGGCGCCGGCCGCTCGGTCGTGATGGACATCGGCGGCGGCTCTCTGGAGTTGGCGCTCGCGGCTGAAGGCTTGGTCGAGCGGCTGATGACCTTCCCCTTCGGCGCGATCCGCATGACGGAGCAGTTCCTCGCGGGCGGCAACGGCCCGAAGGGCGTGAAGAAGCTCCGGAAGCACGTGCGGCAGGCGATCCGCAAGGCACTGCCGCTGCGCGACTGGCGTGGCGCCGAGGTCATCGGCTCGGGCGGGACGTTCACCAACCTCGCCGGCATGTTCCTCGCACGGCAGGGCATCCGCGTGCGCAGCGTGCACGGCACGCGCATCCCGCGGCACGAGGTGGAACACATCCTCGAGCAGCTCGCGGCGATGACGCCGGAGGAGCGGCTCGCGGTCGAAGGCTTGAACCCCGGTCGCGCCGACATCATCGTGGCCGGCCTCGCGGTGGCGGCGGAAGTCCTGGCGCGCGTCGAACCGCGCGAGCTCGCGGCCAGCGGCTATGGCATCCGCGAGGGACTGCTGCTCGAGACGGCGCGCGTGAAAGCCGTGATCGCCGATCCGGGCGAGGCCCGCGAGCGCTCCGTGATGGCCTTCGCCGAACGCTGCCACTACGAGGCGCCGCATTCGCAGCAGGTGCGGACCTTGGCCCTGCAGCTCTTCGATGCGTTGGGCACGCGCCTCGGCTGCGACCCGGCGGACCGACAGACGCTCTCCGATGCGGCGCTGCTGCACGACGTGGGCTACCACATCAACTATCAGGGCCACCACAAGCACTCGTTCCACTTGATCCAGCACGCCGACCTGCTCGGCATTCCGCCTGACGAGCAGATCGTGATCGCGCACGTGGCGCGCTACCACCGCGGCAGCGAGCCCAAGCGCAAGCACGAGGAGTTCTGTTCGCTGGACCGCGAGACGCGCGAGCGCATCCGACGCCTCAGCGCCATCCTGCGCGTGGCCGACGGCCTGGACCGCGGTCACGTGCGCGCCGTGGAGCGCGTGAAGGTGCGCTGGCTCGAGCGCGCGATCCGCGTGACGCCGGTCCCGCGGCGCGCCAACGCGCCGCTGCGGCTCGAGCTCTGGGGCGCGAGCCGCAAGAGCGGCCTCCTGGCGGATGTCGCGGGCCTGCCGGTGGAGATCGTCGGGCCGGACGGCACGGTGTACGTGCCGGACGACGCCGACAGCGCCTGA
- the ppk1 gene encoding polyphosphate kinase 1 yields the protein MIPLASKNPAFLNRELSWLEFNARVLHEAEDERTPLLERVKFLSIYGSNLDEFFMVRVAGLRRQLSAGVLQTPSDGLTPAEQLDLIDLRVRELDARARSLLHGTLLPALADVGVRVLDPRTLEDDERAAIGTYYEDTVFPVLTPLAVDPGHPFPYISNLSLSLAVELRDPEKGDIRFARVKVPKSLPRWVPTGRPNSFVALERLIAARLDTLFPGMEILGAWTFRITRYSDLEISHTEEPEDLLATIEEQLFQRRFGEVVRLEVEEGTPAHLQELLLDEIRGSEAPEMAPLTSRELHIPGPMLDLSDLMPLSSLDFPEHREPPLIPAVPPELRDTTRSIFDVVREQEILVHHPFDSFGASVETFIESAARDEHVLAIKMTLYRTSGDGAIVQALTEAAQRGKQVAVLVELQARFDEINNIAWARTLESFGVHVVYGLPGLKTHTKTALVVRKEADGIRRYVHIGTGNYNTRTARIYTDLGLITCDEAIGADISELFNSLTGYSRQREYRRLIVAPVNMRGRIMDLITRETAHGRAGRGGRIIAKMNALVDSQIIEALYEASQAGVEIDLIIRGICCLRPGVVGLSERIRVISIIGRFLEHSRIWMFGNDGAPEYYFGSADWMPRNLDRRVEVVTPVEHALFKKRLQSVLEVCLADNRQAWDLQPDGTYVQRHPEPGRGERATHRMLLRDSWGGSRESGAFVFETSALRREGGAPGRPPSSTAEFRAFAG from the coding sequence ATGATCCCGCTGGCCTCGAAGAACCCGGCGTTCCTGAACCGCGAGCTGTCGTGGCTCGAGTTCAACGCGCGGGTGCTGCACGAGGCCGAGGACGAGCGCACGCCGCTGCTGGAGCGCGTGAAGTTCCTGTCCATCTACGGCTCGAACCTCGACGAGTTCTTCATGGTGCGCGTGGCGGGCCTCCGGCGGCAGCTGTCGGCCGGCGTGCTCCAGACGCCGTCCGACGGGCTGACGCCGGCGGAACAGCTTGACCTGATCGACCTGCGGGTCCGCGAGCTCGACGCGCGGGCCCGTTCGCTCTTGCACGGGACGCTGCTGCCCGCGCTCGCGGACGTCGGCGTGCGGGTGCTCGATCCCCGGACGCTCGAGGACGACGAACGCGCCGCGATCGGCACGTACTACGAGGACACCGTCTTCCCGGTGCTGACGCCGCTGGCGGTGGATCCCGGCCATCCGTTCCCGTACATCTCCAACCTGTCGCTGTCGCTGGCGGTGGAGTTGCGAGATCCGGAGAAGGGCGACATCCGCTTCGCCCGCGTGAAGGTGCCGAAGTCGCTGCCGCGCTGGGTGCCGACCGGCCGGCCCAACAGTTTCGTGGCGCTGGAGCGGTTGATCGCGGCGCGGCTCGACACGCTGTTCCCCGGGATGGAGATCCTCGGCGCCTGGACCTTCCGCATCACGCGCTACTCGGACCTCGAGATCTCGCACACCGAGGAGCCGGAAGACCTGCTGGCGACGATCGAGGAGCAGCTCTTCCAGCGTCGCTTCGGTGAAGTGGTGCGCCTCGAAGTGGAGGAGGGGACGCCGGCGCACCTGCAGGAGCTGCTGCTCGACGAGATCCGCGGCAGCGAGGCGCCGGAGATGGCGCCGCTCACTTCGCGCGAGCTGCACATCCCGGGGCCGATGCTCGACCTTTCGGACCTGATGCCGCTGTCGTCGCTGGACTTCCCCGAACACCGCGAGCCGCCGCTGATCCCGGCCGTGCCGCCGGAGCTGCGCGACACGACGCGCTCGATCTTCGACGTGGTGCGTGAGCAGGAGATCCTCGTCCATCACCCGTTCGACTCGTTCGGGGCCTCGGTCGAGACCTTCATCGAGAGCGCGGCGCGCGACGAGCACGTGCTGGCCATCAAGATGACGCTGTACCGCACCTCCGGCGACGGCGCCATCGTGCAGGCGCTCACCGAGGCGGCGCAGCGCGGCAAGCAGGTCGCCGTGCTGGTCGAGCTGCAGGCGCGCTTCGACGAGATCAACAACATCGCCTGGGCGCGCACGCTGGAATCGTTCGGCGTGCACGTGGTCTACGGCCTGCCGGGTCTCAAGACGCACACCAAGACGGCGCTGGTCGTGCGCAAGGAGGCGGATGGCATCCGCCGCTACGTGCACATCGGGACCGGCAACTACAACACGCGCACGGCCCGCATCTACACCGACCTCGGGCTGATCACCTGCGACGAAGCCATCGGGGCCGACATCAGCGAGCTCTTCAACTCGCTCACCGGATACTCGCGCCAGCGCGAGTATCGGCGCCTGATCGTCGCGCCGGTGAACATGCGCGGCCGCATCATGGACCTCATCACCCGCGAGACGGCGCACGGGCGGGCCGGGCGCGGGGGGCGCATCATCGCCAAGATGAACGCCCTCGTCGACTCGCAGATCATCGAGGCCCTATACGAGGCCTCGCAAGCGGGCGTCGAGATCGACCTCATCATCCGGGGCATCTGCTGCCTGCGGCCCGGCGTGGTCGGGCTCTCCGAGCGCATCCGCGTCATCAGCATCATCGGGCGCTTCCTCGAACACTCGCGCATCTGGATGTTCGGCAATGACGGCGCGCCGGAGTACTACTTCGGATCGGCCGACTGGATGCCCCGCAACCTCGATCGCCGAGTCGAGGTCGTGACGCCCGTGGAGCATGCGCTGTTCAAGAAGCGCCTGCAGTCGGTGCTCGAGGTCTGCCTCGCCGACAACCGGCAGGCCTGGGACCTGCAGCCCGACGGCACCTACGTGCAGCGGCACCCGGAGCCCGGTCGCGGCGAACGCGCCACGCACCGGATGCTCCTCCGCGACAGCTGGGGCGGCAGTCGCGAGAGCGGGGCCTTCGTGTTCGAGACCTCGGCATTGCGGCGCGAGGGCGGCGCGCCGGGACGGCCCCCCAGTTCGACGGCGGAGTTTCGGGCGTTCGCGGGCTGA
- the pstS gene encoding phosphate ABC transporter substrate-binding protein PstS, with product MDPRPPRRNVGLLQGAALLWLGLLVGFAVGIEYIRSRPVPPTPSGGIDLVGAGATFPYPLYRRWFADYGRETGVRINYFSVGSAEGIRMLLDGNADFGASDRPLTADERARARCGPVEIPMVLGAVAVAYRLSDLTTPLRLDADVLSDILAGRIRRWDDAALRALNPGVALPPLPITVVRRARITGTSAMFARYLASSARASGDAALTAAGAQVEGNEGVTAAISAQPGALGIVEYTYAMQANLDVAALRNVAGAFVLPSPASIAAAARERLDASSIDTTLGVIGARDAVAYPVVGVTRIVADAALGDTARAAHFLAFARWALGDGAAVAAEVGYAALPDAIADAQRRRLAALRPGRCPSPRTP from the coding sequence ATGGACCCCCGACCGCCGCGTCGCAACGTCGGACTGCTGCAGGGCGCCGCCCTGCTCTGGCTGGGGCTGCTCGTGGGCTTCGCGGTCGGCATCGAGTACATCCGCTCGCGACCCGTGCCGCCGACGCCGTCGGGCGGCATCGACCTCGTCGGCGCGGGTGCCACCTTCCCGTATCCGCTGTATCGCCGCTGGTTCGCCGACTACGGCCGCGAGACGGGCGTGCGCATCAACTACTTCTCGGTGGGCAGTGCCGAAGGCATCCGCATGCTCCTCGACGGCAACGCGGACTTCGGCGCCTCTGACCGCCCGCTCACGGCGGACGAACGCGCGCGGGCGCGCTGCGGCCCCGTCGAGATCCCCATGGTGCTCGGGGCGGTCGCGGTGGCGTATCGCCTGAGCGACCTGACGACGCCGCTGCGTCTCGACGCGGACGTCCTCTCGGACATCCTCGCCGGCCGCATCCGCCGTTGGGACGACGCGGCGCTGCGGGCGCTGAATCCCGGCGTCGCCCTGCCCCCGCTGCCGATCACGGTTGTGCGCCGGGCCCGCATCACCGGGACCAGCGCCATGTTCGCGCGGTATCTCGCCTCGAGCGCGCGGGCGTCGGGCGACGCCGCGCTGACCGCGGCCGGCGCCCAGGTCGAGGGCAATGAAGGCGTGACGGCGGCGATCAGCGCGCAGCCGGGCGCGCTTGGCATCGTCGAGTACACCTACGCGATGCAGGCGAACCTCGACGTCGCGGCGCTCCGCAACGTCGCCGGCGCCTTCGTGCTACCGAGCCCGGCGTCCATCGCCGCGGCGGCCCGTGAGCGACTCGATGCGTCGAGCATCGACACCACACTCGGTGTCATCGGCGCGCGGGATGCCGTGGCCTATCCGGTGGTCGGCGTCACCCGCATCGTGGCCGATGCGGCGCTTGGCGACACGGCGCGTGCCGCGCACTTCCTGGCCTTCGCCCGCTGGGCCCTCGGCGATGGCGCCGCGGTCGCGGCGGAAGTAGGCTATGCAGCGTTGCCCGACGCGATCGCCGACGCCCAGCGCCGACGACTCGCCGCCCTGCGGCCCGGCCGCTGCCCCTCGCCCCGCACGCCGTGA
- a CDS encoding porin, which translates to MNLSIVRSAAVALCVLPAIAAAQTTAPRDSAARRPLDFTSKGLVFSGSDGFSYLALRFRIQQWAVFSRDDGAEGLSSATMAIRRARFRFESVVWDPRFKVNVQLSFSRGDMDFENSGFPNVLRDATVSFQATPQLVIMGGQTKLPGNRQRVISSGEQQFPDRSIVNGAFTIDRDMGLWTTYTRGRSTRPVILSAAVTSGEGRSVQTGNPGLSYTGRVEVHPLGAFTGGGDNFEGDLLREPAPRLALGVTLNHNDQAERAGGQLGRFLYAPRDMDVLLADLLFKYRGFATAMEFGQRRAANPITTSGASTRAVLTGSGTNVQASYYFPRGVEIGARWSTVDPHADVRAQFERQRQQSLVFTRYFHGHRVKWQAEAIRDDYRNGVTGATRGGWTARTSFEFGI; encoded by the coding sequence ATGAACCTGTCCATCGTCCGGTCCGCTGCCGTCGCCCTGTGTGTCCTCCCGGCGATCGCGGCGGCCCAGACCACCGCCCCGCGCGATTCCGCCGCCCGCCGCCCGCTCGACTTCACCTCCAAGGGCCTCGTCTTCTCCGGCAGCGACGGCTTCAGCTACCTCGCGTTGCGGTTCCGCATCCAGCAGTGGGCGGTGTTCTCCCGGGACGACGGGGCCGAGGGGCTGAGCAGCGCGACGATGGCGATCCGCCGCGCGCGCTTCCGCTTCGAGAGCGTGGTCTGGGATCCGCGCTTCAAGGTCAACGTGCAGCTGTCGTTCTCGCGCGGCGACATGGACTTCGAGAACTCAGGCTTCCCGAACGTGTTGCGTGACGCGACGGTGAGCTTTCAGGCCACCCCGCAGCTCGTGATCATGGGCGGGCAGACGAAGCTGCCAGGCAACCGGCAGCGCGTGATCTCCTCCGGCGAGCAGCAGTTTCCGGACCGCTCCATCGTCAACGGCGCCTTCACCATCGACCGTGACATGGGGCTGTGGACGACATACACGCGCGGACGCAGCACCCGGCCCGTCATCCTCAGCGCCGCCGTCACGAGCGGCGAGGGACGGTCCGTCCAAACGGGGAATCCTGGTCTCTCCTACACGGGGCGTGTCGAGGTGCATCCGCTGGGCGCATTCACGGGCGGCGGCGACAACTTCGAGGGCGACCTCCTGCGCGAACCGGCGCCGCGCCTGGCGCTGGGCGTGACGCTCAACCACAACGACCAGGCCGAGCGTGCCGGTGGACAACTCGGGCGCTTTCTCTACGCGCCGCGGGACATGGACGTCCTGCTCGCCGACCTGCTGTTCAAATACCGCGGATTCGCGACGGCGATGGAGTTCGGACAGCGCCGGGCGGCCAATCCGATCACGACGTCCGGAGCCTCGACGCGGGCCGTCCTGACGGGCAGCGGGACGAACGTGCAGGCGTCGTACTACTTCCCGCGCGGGGTGGAGATCGGCGCGCGCTGGAGCACGGTGGATCCCCACGCCGATGTGCGGGCACAGTTCGAGCGCCAACGCCAGCAGTCCCTGGTGTTCACGCGGTACTTCCATGGGCACCGCGTGAAGTGGCAGGCGGAAGCCATCCGCGACGACTACCGCAATGGCGTGACCGGTGCGACGCGCGGCGGCTGGACGGCCCGCACGTCCTTCGAGTTCGGGATCTAG